The Streptomyces sp. YIM 121038 genome includes a window with the following:
- a CDS encoding transposase has product MCATATNETPAQDPRFTDGLYGAEIARFLTTNEVTVIEVDRPDRKARRDNGKSDPIDAYGAATAVLSGRADGIPKSRNGIVKAIRALRVVRKSAVKARTQTINQIRTLIVTAPSAVRDKLRGLSARELVDTLARCRPTGELDDPACAVRIALRRLARRYQQLDEEIKDADREIGPLVTQAAPRLIALPGVGPETAGQLLMSTGDNPDRLRSEASFAHLCGAAPVPASSGRTHRHRLNRGGDRAANNALHTIVLVRMKYDQRTREYVARRTAQGMTKKDIVRCLKRFVAREIYRHLPHATYPAQSLPQTA; this is encoded by the coding sequence CCCCGCGCAAGATCCGAGGTTCACGGACGGGCTCTACGGAGCTGAGATCGCCCGGTTCCTCACCACGAACGAGGTCACGGTCATCGAGGTGGACCGGCCGGACCGCAAGGCGAGGCGGGACAACGGCAAGTCCGACCCGATCGATGCCTACGGGGCCGCGACCGCCGTGCTGTCCGGCCGGGCCGACGGTATCCCGAAGTCCCGCAACGGGATCGTAAAGGCGATCCGGGCCCTGCGGGTGGTCCGCAAGAGCGCGGTCAAGGCCCGCACCCAGACCATCAACCAGATCCGGACCCTGATCGTCACCGCGCCGTCCGCAGTACGGGACAAGCTGCGCGGCCTGTCCGCGCGGGAGCTGGTCGACACCCTGGCCCGTTGCCGCCCCACCGGCGAACTCGACGACCCGGCCTGCGCGGTGAGAATCGCGCTACGACGGCTCGCCCGCCGCTACCAGCAGCTGGACGAGGAGATCAAGGACGCGGACAGGGAGATCGGACCGCTGGTCACCCAGGCCGCCCCCAGGCTGATCGCCCTGCCTGGCGTCGGCCCCGAAACCGCCGGCCAACTGCTGATGAGCACGGGCGACAACCCCGACCGGCTCCGCTCGGAGGCGTCCTTCGCCCACCTGTGCGGGGCCGCTCCGGTTCCCGCGTCCTCCGGCCGCACCCACCGCCACCGACTCAACCGAGGCGGCGACCGTGCCGCGAACAACGCCCTGCACACCATCGTGCTGGTCCGCATGAAGTACGACCAGCGCACCCGGGAGTACGTCGCCCGACGCACAGCCCAAGGCATGACCAAGAAGGACATCGTCCGGTGCCTGAAACGGTTCGTCGCCCGTGAGATCTACCGGCACCTACCCCACGCGACCTACCCCGCTCAATCGCTCCCACAGACCGCTTGA